The following are from one region of the Salvia splendens isolate huo1 chromosome 2, SspV2, whole genome shotgun sequence genome:
- the LOC121792180 gene encoding fructose-bisphosphate aldolase 6, cytosolic encodes MSAYRGKYADELIANAAYIGTPGKGILAADESTGTIGKRLSSINVENVESNRRALRELLFCAPGALQYLSGVILFEETLYQKTAAGKPFVDVLNEGGVLPGIKVDKGTVELAGTNGETTTQGLDGLAQRCQQYYAAGARFAKWRAVLKIGPNEPSQLAINDNANGLARYAIICQENGLVPIVEPEILVDGSHDLNKCAEVTERVLAACYKALNDHHVLLEGTLLKPNMVTPGSDAPKVAPEVVAEYTVRALQRTMPCAVPAVVFLSGGQSEEEATRNLNAMNQLKTKKPWTLSFSFGRALQQSTLKAWAGKEENVGKAQAALLTRCKANSEATLGTYKGDSAVSQDASESLHVKDYKY; translated from the exons ATGTCTGCCTACCGCGGAAAGTATGCTG ATGAACTCATTGCAAATGCTGCATACATTGGTACTCCTGGAAAGGGTATCCTTGCTGCTGATGAATCCACTGGAACTATTGGAAAGCGTTTATCGAGCATCAACGTTGAGAATGTTGAGTCAAACAGAAGGGCTCTTCGTGAACTTCTCTTCTGCGCCCCTGGTGCACTTCAATACCTGAGTGGTGTGATCCTTTTTGAGGAAACTCTGTACCAGAAAACCGCTGCAG GCAAGCCTTTTGTTGATGTGTTGAATGAGGGAGGTGTTCTTCCTGGTATCAAGGTCGACAAGGGTACTGTTGAGCTTGCTGGAACCAACGGTGAAACCACTACTCAAGGGCTTGATGGCCTAGCCCAACGTTGCCAACAATACTATGCTGCTGGTGCTCGTTTTGCTAAATGGAGAGCCGTACTTAAGATTGGTCCCAACGAGCCATCACAGCTGGCCATCAATGACAATGCCAATGGTCTGGCCCGTTATGCCATCATCTGCCAGGAGAACGGCTTGGTACCAATTGTTGAGCCAGAGATCCTTGTCGATGGATCCCACGACCTCAACAAGTGCGCTGAGGTGACAGAGCGTGTTCTGGCTGCTTGCTACAAGGCCCTCAACGACCACCACGTCTTGTTGGAGGGTACATTGTTGAAGCCCAACATGGTTACACCCGGTTCTGATGCTCCCAAGGTTGCCCCTGAGGTGGTTGCTGAGTACACTGTCCGTGCTTTGCAACGAACAATGCCTTGTGCTGTTCCCGCTGTTGTCTTTTTGTCTGGTGGACAGAGTGAGGAAGAGGCCACCCGCAACCTAAATGCAATGAACCAGCTCAAGACAAAGAAGCCATGGACCCTCTCTTTCTCGTTCGGACGTGCTCTCCAGCAGAGTACCCTGAAGGCATGGGCTGGCAAAGAGGAGAATGTCGGAAAGGCTCAGGCTGCATTGCTTACAAGGTGCAAGGCCAACTCAGAAGCCACTCTAGGAACCTACAAGGGCGACAGCGCTGTGAGCCAGGATGCATCCGAGAGCCTCCACGTCAAGGACTACAAGTACTAG